A window of Mucilaginibacter sp. PAMC 26640 contains these coding sequences:
- a CDS encoding chromate transporter translates to MRRRELLFIRDVTFYTFTAFGGPQAHIAVLLREFVEKRGYVTEEELVELNALSQIMPGPSSTQTLVGIAWKVGGIRLALVTFLIWILPSAAIMCMAAISYKMFADKDKFNAILKYVQPMAVGIVGYATYTFAMKFLRTKVTMMLALGSLIATLILHNPYAFPILILLGGIVSSALETQPMENELRVKLFSNVNPNKVAYFIGILLFFAALGALVNRTSPFSLPIRLFENFYRNGILIFGGGQVLVPLMYTEFVDLKHYLSNSEFLTGYALQQALPGPTFSFTSFVGGISMGNKGYGIAGQVVGSLVAVIGVNLPGLILILFIVPFWNDLKKITRIKNSLSGINAVAVGFMATALIMLVMPFGLNLMAYGLMAATFLLLKFTRIKAPVIIVIGIALGLM, encoded by the coding sequence TTGAGACGCAGGGAGTTACTGTTCATCCGGGATGTAACCTTTTATACTTTTACCGCCTTTGGCGGACCACAGGCGCATATTGCAGTTTTATTGCGCGAGTTTGTAGAAAAGCGAGGGTACGTTACCGAAGAGGAGTTGGTGGAATTAAATGCCCTTTCTCAAATAATGCCCGGGCCGTCATCAACGCAAACCCTGGTAGGTATCGCCTGGAAAGTTGGCGGAATCCGACTAGCGCTGGTTACTTTTTTGATCTGGATCTTGCCGTCGGCAGCTATTATGTGTATGGCGGCCATCAGCTATAAAATGTTTGCCGATAAGGATAAATTCAACGCGATCCTTAAATATGTACAACCCATGGCTGTCGGGATAGTGGGTTATGCTACGTATACTTTTGCAATGAAATTTTTACGTACAAAAGTCACCATGATGCTGGCGCTAGGCTCGCTTATCGCAACCCTGATACTGCATAACCCATACGCATTTCCAATACTCATTTTGCTGGGAGGGATTGTTTCATCTGCATTGGAAACTCAACCCATGGAAAATGAACTTCGGGTAAAGCTTTTTAGTAATGTTAACCCTAACAAGGTAGCCTACTTTATTGGCATTCTGTTATTTTTTGCAGCACTGGGTGCCTTGGTTAACCGTACTTCGCCGTTTAGTTTACCCATTCGCTTGTTCGAGAACTTTTATCGTAATGGCATTCTTATCTTTGGGGGCGGTCAGGTTTTGGTGCCCCTGATGTATACCGAATTTGTAGACCTGAAGCATTACCTCAGCAATTCCGAATTTTTAACCGGTTACGCTTTACAACAAGCTCTACCGGGGCCCACATTCTCTTTCACTTCTTTCGTTGGGGGAATCAGTATGGGTAATAAGGGTTATGGTATAGCGGGGCAAGTGGTAGGCAGCCTGGTTGCTGTAATTGGTGTAAACCTGCCGGGTTTAATCTTGATCCTATTCATCGTACCTTTCTGGAACGATCTAAAAAAGATCACCCGGATTAAAAATTCCCTCAGCGGTATTAATGCTGTTGCCGTAGGATTTATGGCAACAGCGCTCATCATGCTGGTTATGCCGTTTGGCCTCAACCTGATGGCGTATGGATTGATGGCAGCTACTTTTCTATTATTGAAGTTTACGCGAATAAAAGCACCTGTGATTATTGTTATCGGGATAGCATTGGGTTTGATGTAA
- a CDS encoding DNA-binding response regulator: MEKIRIAIADDYAIFRDGLKVGLKPDRNLQVVFEAGNGFELIDRLEKQYVDVILMDLKMPGMDGIEATREVKKRHSTIKVLAVTMYDDPKFIIHLMENGASGYLLKNAEPDEIRKSIYAVHENGYYFNDIVNKALIKKLLIKGINKPSFNQQIEFTEREMEVLKLICEEKTALEISKQIFLSARSVEGIRQRLIDKIGVRNTAGLVMFAVKNDLI; this comes from the coding sequence ATGGAAAAGATCAGGATTGCCATTGCCGATGATTATGCTATTTTTCGCGATGGCTTAAAGGTTGGCCTAAAACCCGACCGCAATCTACAGGTGGTTTTTGAAGCCGGAAATGGCTTTGAATTAATAGACAGGCTGGAAAAGCAATATGTGGATGTGATTTTAATGGACTTAAAAATGCCGGGGATGGATGGCATAGAGGCAACCCGCGAAGTGAAAAAGCGGCACAGCACCATTAAGGTGCTGGCAGTAACCATGTACGATGACCCCAAATTTATAATTCATTTAATGGAGAACGGTGCCAGTGGCTATCTCCTAAAAAATGCTGAGCCCGACGAAATAAGAAAATCGATCTATGCGGTACATGAAAACGGCTACTATTTTAATGACATCGTAAACAAAGCGCTTATCAAAAAATTGCTGATAAAAGGTATCAACAAACCATCATTTAATCAGCAAATAGAATTTACGGAGCGTGAGATGGAGGTATTAAAACTGATATGCGAGGAGAAAACTGCGCTGGAAATAAGTAAACAAATATTCTTGAGCGCCCGATCGGTTGAAGGTATCCGGCAGCGCCTCATTGATAAAATTGGGGTTCGTAATACTGCCGGCCTGGTGATGTTTGCCGTTAAAAACGACTTGATATAG